A part of Aminivibrio pyruvatiphilus genomic DNA contains:
- a CDS encoding methyl-accepting chemotaxis protein, with the protein MFRNFRIGAKLALAFGVLLLIFSGVGALSWLNMGEVSREARSLADEYVPEMVAANRVQSTVQDLMYEIRGYGYTYDRTFLEAGRRAAESSRTALGEAAALAEKYPALVTLRADAAKALAGLDEYVKLMDDTEKTVETMNALRSRATDGEKAFFENAERYLQSQEQTLEKEFGESTLPSELSERLQKIVLGNAVIDLGNLVRVANYRGQAQRNPVLLEEGLRYFDEMGSILERLKAMTFQRVNIEQLEAVEHAGADYRSVMAEILAAWRRLDEINARRVETGRAILALADQVVQTGAANSQKIADHAVTSLASTISVILVSTVAAVILGAVIAFAMTRSLTRPLNRVTVLAGMAKEGDLSIEREDFHIVSRDELGLMADSLADMVRGQREMVRELKEKSIHLSALSEETAASTEEVTSTTNEVAEGNAQLAEQTRRGRENSVEASKVMLEMSSLIQIAQSLAASADKNSGEMSGAAEEGRKTVAQTVERMENIKLSVEETEQLLSQLDTFSARIGVVGDTITGLADQTNLLALNAAIEAARAGEAGRGFAVVAEEVRKLAEQSQQGAREVAELVARILDGTRSAVASMQKSRQGVEEGVSIAHVAGESLERIGKAIRSSVEDIRKIISTTDEEVAKSDKVISLIDTTASVMELTDDHVQTLAASMEETAAAMETVATSAQEVSETSEDMRRMTERFKIEKDGGVLSNKPAVV; encoded by the coding sequence ATGTTCAGGAACTTCAGGATTGGGGCGAAGCTTGCCCTTGCTTTCGGCGTACTGCTGCTCATATTTTCGGGGGTGGGGGCGCTGAGCTGGCTCAACATGGGGGAAGTGAGCCGTGAAGCCCGTTCCCTCGCCGACGAGTACGTACCGGAAATGGTGGCGGCCAACAGGGTTCAGAGCACCGTTCAGGATCTCATGTATGAAATACGGGGCTATGGCTACACCTACGACCGGACCTTCCTCGAAGCAGGTCGCCGGGCCGCTGAAAGTTCCCGGACAGCCCTGGGGGAGGCGGCTGCCCTCGCTGAGAAGTACCCTGCCCTGGTGACTCTCAGGGCGGACGCCGCCAAAGCCCTGGCAGGCCTGGACGAGTACGTGAAGCTCATGGACGATACCGAGAAGACCGTGGAGACCATGAATGCCCTCAGGAGCAGGGCCACTGACGGCGAAAAAGCATTCTTCGAGAACGCCGAGCGGTACCTTCAGTCCCAGGAGCAGACCCTCGAAAAGGAGTTCGGCGAGAGCACCCTGCCGTCGGAACTTTCGGAGCGGCTGCAGAAGATTGTTCTCGGCAACGCCGTCATCGACCTGGGGAACCTGGTCCGCGTCGCCAACTACAGGGGGCAGGCCCAGAGGAACCCCGTGCTCCTGGAAGAGGGGCTGCGGTACTTCGATGAGATGGGATCGATTCTGGAGCGCCTGAAGGCCATGACCTTCCAGCGGGTGAATATCGAACAGCTCGAGGCGGTGGAACACGCCGGGGCGGACTACCGGTCCGTGATGGCGGAGATCCTGGCTGCCTGGAGAAGACTCGACGAAATCAACGCCCGGAGGGTCGAGACGGGAAGGGCCATTCTTGCCCTCGCCGACCAGGTGGTGCAGACCGGGGCGGCGAATTCCCAGAAAATTGCCGATCACGCCGTGACCAGCCTTGCTTCCACCATTTCCGTCATTCTCGTGTCTACGGTGGCCGCAGTGATTCTCGGAGCAGTCATCGCTTTCGCCATGACCAGGAGCCTCACCCGCCCCCTGAACAGGGTGACCGTCCTCGCCGGGATGGCGAAGGAAGGGGATCTGTCCATCGAGCGGGAGGATTTTCACATCGTCTCGCGGGACGAACTGGGGCTCATGGCGGACTCCCTGGCGGACATGGTCCGGGGGCAGCGGGAGATGGTCCGGGAGCTGAAGGAAAAGTCGATCCACCTGTCAGCCCTCTCCGAAGAGACGGCGGCCTCCACCGAAGAGGTGACCAGCACCACCAACGAGGTGGCCGAGGGCAACGCCCAACTGGCCGAGCAGACCAGGAGGGGCCGGGAAAACTCAGTTGAGGCCTCCAAGGTCATGCTCGAGATGAGCAGCCTCATCCAGATCGCCCAGAGCCTCGCGGCGAGCGCCGACAAAAATTCCGGCGAGATGTCAGGCGCGGCCGAGGAGGGTCGGAAAACCGTGGCCCAGACCGTGGAGCGCATGGAGAACATCAAGCTTTCCGTGGAAGAAACGGAACAGCTTCTGTCGCAGCTCGATACCTTTTCCGCCCGGATCGGCGTGGTGGGAGACACCATCACCGGCCTCGCCGACCAGACCAACCTTCTCGCCCTCAACGCCGCCATTGAGGCGGCCCGGGCAGGGGAGGCCGGCAGGGGGTTCGCCGTGGTGGCCGAGGAGGTCCGGAAACTGGCGGAGCAGTCCCAGCAGGGAGCCAGGGAGGTAGCTGAACTGGTGGCCAGGATCCTCGACGGGACCAGGTCCGCCGTGGCGTCCATGCAGAAAAGCCGGCAGGGCGTCGAGGAAGGCGTGTCCATCGCCCATGTGGCCGGGGAGTCCCTGGAACGGATCGGCAAAGCCATCAGGAGTTCCGTGGAGGACATCAGGAAAATCATTTCCACCACCGACGAGGAGGTGGCCAAGTCCGACAAGGTGATTTCCCTCATCGACACCACCGCCAGCGTCATGGAGCTCACAGACGACCATG
- a CDS encoding MOSC domain-containing protein: MASVTAICVSTERQQPKTEVERARFFPGGIEGDSHRGVTEREVSLLRAEDIRKAEEEAGFAFPPGSLAENLVVEGLPEELPVGAVLKAGDSVLLEVIEKGKKPGEPHSYDYRGWCLLPAAGYFLRVGRGGEVRRGDPVTVM, encoded by the coding sequence ATGGCTTCAGTGACGGCCATTTGCGTGAGCACGGAACGGCAGCAGCCGAAGACGGAAGTGGAACGTGCCCGGTTCTTTCCCGGCGGTATCGAAGGGGACTCCCACAGAGGCGTCACGGAACGGGAAGTGAGCCTTCTTCGGGCCGAGGATATCCGGAAGGCGGAAGAAGAGGCCGGTTTTGCCTTTCCACCTGGATCCCTCGCTGAGAACCTGGTGGTGGAAGGGCTCCCCGAAGAGCTGCCCGTGGGAGCGGTTCTCAAGGCGGGGGATTCTGTGCTTCTGGAAGTCATCGAGAAAGGCAAAAAACCGGGGGAGCCCCACAGCTACGATTACCGGGGCTGGTGCCTTCTGCCCGCGGCGGGGTACTTTCTTCGGGTGGGCAGGGGCGGAGAAGTGAGAAGAGGAGATCCGGTCACGGTGATGTAA
- a CDS encoding cytosine deaminase produces MAMDLIIRRARLADGEIADIGISGGMFAAVERRLDCGAVREIDAGGRLVTPPFADPHLHLDAVLTVGSPRYNASGTLLEGIAIWGERRPGVTKEEILRNAREAVLWEAANGVQFIRTHADTTDPSLVTVEALLELKDEMREVAEIQVVAFPQDGIYTIPDGERNLRRAVEMGCDCVGAIPHNELTREDGVRSVELAFDLAEKYGRLVDIHCDETGDDQSRFAEVMAKCAIASGMGPRTTASHTTAMHNYNNDYALKLMGIFRRAKMNFITLPFDNSVLQNRTDGYPRRRGHTRVDELDAAGVNVCIGHDSIMDPWYPMGKGSMLAAANLLLHTAHMSGYDQIFRLFDMITVNSARTMNVEERYGIEQGKPANLLVLDAPDRFEAIRLQSECLWSVRNGSVIAETVPAQRTLSWGGRKRHVDFSASCRGAGEEEEAHPVLLPRMA; encoded by the coding sequence ATGGCCATGGACCTGATTATTCGCCGGGCACGGCTTGCAGACGGAGAAATAGCGGACATCGGCATCAGCGGGGGAATGTTCGCCGCCGTGGAAAGGCGGCTGGACTGCGGCGCGGTCCGGGAGATCGACGCGGGCGGCAGGCTGGTGACTCCTCCTTTCGCGGACCCCCACCTCCACCTCGACGCGGTCCTCACAGTGGGATCGCCCCGGTACAACGCCTCGGGCACCCTCCTCGAGGGCATTGCCATCTGGGGCGAGCGCCGGCCGGGCGTCACGAAAGAGGAGATTCTCCGGAACGCCAGGGAAGCCGTCCTCTGGGAGGCGGCCAACGGCGTGCAGTTCATCCGGACCCACGCCGACACCACCGACCCGTCCCTGGTTACCGTGGAAGCCCTGCTGGAACTGAAGGACGAAATGCGGGAGGTTGCCGAAATCCAGGTGGTGGCCTTTCCCCAGGACGGCATCTACACCATACCCGACGGCGAACGGAATCTTCGCCGCGCAGTGGAGATGGGGTGCGACTGCGTCGGTGCCATTCCCCACAACGAGCTGACCCGGGAGGACGGCGTCCGGTCCGTGGAGCTGGCCTTCGATCTGGCGGAAAAGTACGGCCGGCTCGTGGACATTCACTGCGACGAGACGGGGGACGACCAGTCCCGGTTTGCAGAGGTCATGGCAAAATGCGCCATCGCCTCCGGCATGGGTCCCCGCACGACGGCGAGCCATACCACGGCCATGCATAATTACAACAACGACTACGCCCTGAAGCTCATGGGCATTTTCCGGCGGGCGAAGATGAATTTCATCACCCTTCCCTTCGACAACTCGGTGCTCCAGAACCGCACAGACGGCTATCCCCGGCGCAGGGGGCACACCCGGGTGGACGAACTGGATGCGGCGGGGGTGAACGTCTGCATCGGCCATGATTCCATCATGGACCCATGGTACCCCATGGGAAAGGGATCCATGCTCGCCGCCGCCAACCTGCTGCTCCACACGGCCCACATGAGCGGGTACGACCAGATATTCCGCCTCTTCGACATGATCACCGTCAATTCCGCCCGGACCATGAACGTGGAGGAGCGCTACGGCATCGAGCAGGGGAAGCCCGCGAACCTCCTGGTCCTCGACGCCCCGGACCGGTTCGAGGCCATACGGCTCCAGAGCGAGTGTCTCTGGTCGGTACGGAACGGCTCTGTGATCGCCGAAACGGTGCCGGCTCAGCGGACTCTGAGCTGGGGCGGGAGGAAGCGGCACGTCGATTTTTCCGCCTCCTGCAGAGGTGCCGGAGAGGAAGAGGAAGCCCATCCGGTGCTTCTGCCGAGGATGGCCTGA
- a CDS encoding BMP family protein → MIFVLLLAGTASAEAKDYKDFKLAAVFQTAIEEPWDGAIHQACLLLQKELGFTYEFTEKVGAADFERVLREYAERGFDLIVGDAFLAGEEPSRRIAKDYPEVAFAFGSEFTFQEPNYSVFDNWIHEPSYLCGIIAGRMTKTNTLGIVAAIPIAEVNRLVHAFKQGALSVNPAVKVKVAYIGSWFDPPKAKEATLAQIEAGADLIFAERFGVFEAAKEKGVLAFGNMMDQHALAPEVVITGPVWNMEPTVRHSIDAVRNKEWKAEDLREWSMMARGGAYLAPFHEFQQKLPPEVIKEVRELEAKIMNGQFTVPVVETELKTD, encoded by the coding sequence ATGATATTCGTCCTGCTCCTCGCCGGAACCGCTTCGGCGGAGGCCAAGGACTACAAGGACTTCAAGCTGGCCGCCGTCTTCCAGACGGCCATCGAGGAGCCCTGGGACGGGGCGATCCACCAGGCCTGTCTCCTGCTGCAGAAGGAACTGGGCTTCACCTATGAATTCACCGAAAAAGTGGGAGCTGCCGACTTTGAAAGGGTCCTCAGGGAATACGCCGAGAGAGGCTTCGACCTCATCGTGGGAGACGCCTTCCTCGCCGGAGAGGAACCTTCCCGCCGCATAGCGAAGGACTATCCCGAAGTCGCTTTCGCCTTCGGGTCCGAGTTCACCTTCCAGGAACCAAACTACTCCGTGTTCGACAACTGGATTCATGAACCCTCATACCTCTGCGGCATCATCGCGGGCCGCATGACTAAAACCAACACCCTCGGAATCGTCGCAGCCATCCCCATCGCGGAAGTCAACCGTCTCGTCCACGCCTTCAAACAGGGCGCCCTTTCGGTCAATCCGGCCGTCAAGGTGAAGGTCGCCTACATCGGGAGCTGGTTCGATCCCCCCAAGGCCAAGGAAGCCACCCTCGCCCAGATCGAGGCGGGAGCCGACCTTATTTTCGCCGAACGGTTCGGCGTGTTCGAGGCCGCCAAGGAGAAGGGCGTCCTCGCCTTCGGCAACATGATGGACCAGCACGCCCTCGCGCCCGAGGTGGTCATCACCGGACCGGTGTGGAATATGGAACCCACCGTCCGCCACTCCATCGACGCCGTGAGAAACAAGGAATGGAAGGCCGAAGACCTGAGAGAATGGTCCATGATGGCCCGGGGCGGCGCATATCTCGCTCCCTTCCACGAGTTCCAGCAGAAGCTTCCTCCCGAAGTGATCAAGGAAGTCCGGGAGCTGGAAGCGAAGATCATGAACGGCCAGTTCACCGTGCCCGTCGTCGAGACCGAGCTCAAGACGGACTGA
- a CDS encoding ABC transporter ATP-binding protein, whose translation MPADRLAMSAGPGEVPASGHTDPPCVVEMLSITKTFLDVTANRDVNFSLREGEICALLGENGAGKTTLMNILFGYYAADSGEIRIGGEKVSFSSPRDAIACRIGMVHQHFTLVPSQTVLENVVVGSGGGRFFLDLSGARKKLLALQDRFGLHVDPDAPVWTLPIGGQQKVEILKALYRDARILILDEPTAVLAPLETRELFATLRTLAAEGCSIIFISHKLYEVMEIADRVVVLTKGVLTAERKVSETTERELASLMVGRELAEKKRPPRGTPGSPLLVVRGLTVKNDRNLEAVNDLSLDIRSGEILGMAGVSGNGQRELAEALFGLRKPVSGTISVDGGTLPPGRPKASVNSGMGRIPEDRMTTGLLLELSVEENLVLENHGEFRSMGMLDHGAIGRHADRLISEFSIRTDGRAAKARTLSGGNLQKIILARELSASPKVVVAAQPTRGLDVGAIEYVHWRILDARASGAAILLISEDLDEIFQLSDRIAVMFEGRIMGIADGGSASRERIGLWMSGVNEPCA comes from the coding sequence ATGCCCGCTGACAGGCTTGCCATGAGCGCCGGACCCGGGGAAGTGCCGGCCTCCGGGCACACCGACCCTCCCTGCGTCGTGGAAATGCTCTCCATTACCAAGACATTCCTCGACGTCACGGCGAACAGGGACGTGAACTTTTCGCTCAGGGAAGGGGAAATCTGCGCTCTTCTCGGCGAGAACGGCGCAGGGAAGACCACGCTCATGAACATTCTCTTCGGCTATTACGCCGCCGACAGCGGAGAAATCCGCATCGGGGGCGAGAAAGTCTCCTTTTCGTCCCCCAGGGACGCCATCGCCTGCCGCATCGGCATGGTCCACCAGCACTTCACCCTGGTGCCGTCCCAGACCGTGCTTGAAAACGTGGTGGTGGGAAGCGGCGGAGGGAGATTCTTCCTCGATCTTTCCGGGGCGAGAAAAAAACTGCTCGCCCTTCAGGACCGCTTCGGACTCCACGTGGACCCCGACGCCCCGGTGTGGACCCTCCCCATCGGCGGACAGCAGAAGGTGGAGATCCTGAAGGCCCTCTACAGGGACGCCCGCATCCTGATCCTCGACGAACCCACGGCGGTGCTCGCACCCCTGGAAACCAGGGAGCTTTTCGCGACCCTCCGCACCCTCGCAGCGGAGGGCTGCTCCATCATCTTCATCTCCCACAAGCTCTACGAGGTCATGGAGATCGCCGACCGGGTGGTGGTGCTCACAAAGGGAGTCCTCACCGCCGAAAGGAAGGTCTCCGAGACCACCGAGAGGGAGCTGGCCAGCCTCATGGTGGGCCGGGAACTCGCGGAGAAGAAGCGTCCCCCCCGGGGAACCCCGGGAAGCCCCCTTCTGGTCGTCCGGGGGCTGACGGTGAAGAACGACAGGAATCTCGAGGCAGTGAACGATCTCTCCCTGGACATCCGCTCAGGAGAGATCCTGGGCATGGCCGGCGTTTCCGGCAACGGGCAGAGAGAGCTCGCGGAAGCCCTGTTCGGCCTGCGCAAACCCGTGTCGGGCACCATCTCCGTGGACGGCGGAACCCTTCCCCCGGGCAGGCCGAAAGCCTCGGTGAACAGCGGCATGGGGAGGATTCCCGAGGACAGGATGACCACCGGTCTCCTCCTTGAGCTTTCCGTGGAGGAAAACCTCGTCCTGGAGAACCACGGCGAATTCCGCTCCATGGGCATGCTGGACCACGGCGCCATAGGGCGGCACGCCGACCGGCTCATCTCCGAGTTCAGCATCAGGACCGACGGCAGGGCGGCAAAAGCCCGGACCCTTTCGGGAGGAAACCTCCAGAAGATCATCCTGGCAAGGGAACTTTCCGCGTCGCCGAAAGTGGTGGTGGCTGCCCAGCCCACCAGGGGGCTCGACGTGGGCGCCATCGAATACGTCCACTGGCGGATCCTGGATGCCAGGGCAAGCGGCGCAGCCATTCTTCTCATCTCCGAGGATCTCGACGAAATATTCCAGCTCAGCGACCGGATCGCCGTCATGTTCGAAGGCCGCATCATGGGCATCGCCGACGGCGGCTCAGCGTCCAGGGAGCGGATCGGACTCTGGATGAGCGGGGTGAACGAACCATGCGCATGA
- a CDS encoding ABC transporter permease produces the protein MRMIITKRAPLPGWIQVLVPVGAILATLVLSAVPILIAGGDLWLSYTSLFRGALGTRYNFLETCVKAAPLTFTGLAVAFAFRAKFWNIGAEGQLLAGAIAATWVGISAPALPKAAVLILVCAAGFLAGGLWATVPALLKTKYRVDDVVTTLLLNYVMWHIMGYLLFGPLQMPNSSWPRSPAIAELARFPVLLVRSRFHLGIVLAVAAVLIVWFINSKTVFGYQSRAVGVNPRAAAFGGIDVNSVIIRTAVLSGGLAGMAGVGEVAAIHFHLLMDISPGFGYSGIVIAMLGRLHPLGTALAAFFFSVIIVGAQSMSRLTGVPTYIAEVIQGMALIVMLIALLLTEYRIKAVKD, from the coding sequence ATGCGCATGATCATAACGAAACGGGCCCCCCTTCCAGGATGGATCCAGGTACTCGTCCCCGTGGGAGCCATTCTGGCGACCCTCGTCCTTTCGGCCGTTCCCATCCTCATCGCCGGAGGGGACCTCTGGCTCTCCTACACGTCTCTCTTCAGGGGAGCCCTGGGCACCCGGTACAACTTTCTCGAAACCTGCGTGAAGGCCGCTCCCCTGACCTTCACCGGCCTGGCCGTGGCCTTCGCCTTCCGGGCGAAATTCTGGAACATCGGCGCGGAAGGGCAGCTTCTCGCCGGGGCCATCGCGGCCACATGGGTTGGCATCAGCGCCCCGGCCCTTCCGAAAGCCGCCGTGCTGATCCTCGTCTGCGCTGCGGGCTTTCTCGCAGGCGGCCTCTGGGCCACCGTCCCGGCCCTTCTGAAGACGAAGTACAGGGTGGATGACGTGGTCACCACCCTCCTTCTGAACTACGTCATGTGGCACATCATGGGATACCTGCTCTTCGGCCCCCTCCAGATGCCGAACTCGAGCTGGCCCAGGTCGCCCGCCATAGCGGAGCTGGCCCGGTTCCCCGTGCTCCTGGTCCGCTCCCGGTTCCACCTCGGCATCGTGCTTGCGGTCGCTGCCGTCCTCATTGTCTGGTTCATCAACTCGAAGACCGTCTTCGGATACCAGTCCCGGGCGGTGGGGGTCAACCCCAGGGCGGCGGCTTTCGGAGGCATTGACGTCAACTCAGTGATCATCCGCACCGCCGTCCTTTCCGGCGGGCTCGCGGGAATGGCGGGAGTGGGGGAGGTGGCCGCCATTCACTTCCATCTCCTCATGGACATATCGCCCGGCTTCGGGTACTCGGGCATCGTCATCGCCATGCTGGGAAGGCTCCATCCCCTGGGAACGGCCCTCGCGGCCTTCTTCTTCAGCGTCATAATCGTCGGGGCCCAGTCCATGAGCAGGCTCACCGGCGTCCCGACCTACATCGCCGAGGTGATCCAGGGCATGGCCCTCATCGTGATGCTCATCGCCCTCCTCCTCACCGAATACCGCATAAAGGCGGTGAAAGACTGA
- a CDS encoding ABC transporter permease: protein MEQVLTLTFITGLLAAMMRMATPIIFGTLGEILSERAGVLNLGIEGIMLMGAMTGFLTTLSTGSLWLGVAAAALIGALLALFMAFLAVYLGLSQHVSGLGITLFSTGLAMFIYRLSVGSPVNPPTVRPFTQMAIPFLSELPVVGPAFFTQYTLVYWAFLLIPALWILLYRTTWGLAIRTVGENPLAADTVGINVNLVRTLCLAAGGALMGIGGAFLTLAHQNMFLIDVVGGRGWISIAMVIFGNWDPVRGAAGALIFGFLDALQLRLQGLGFNIPFHLFLLIPYLMTVVALVSVSRRAAAPAGLLKPYRREEKG, encoded by the coding sequence ATGGAACAGGTACTCACCCTCACCTTCATCACCGGCCTCCTCGCCGCCATGATGCGCATGGCCACCCCCATCATCTTCGGCACCCTGGGGGAAATTCTCAGCGAGCGGGCAGGCGTCCTGAACCTCGGCATCGAGGGGATCATGCTCATGGGCGCCATGACGGGCTTCCTCACCACCCTCAGCACCGGCTCCCTCTGGCTCGGCGTGGCCGCGGCGGCACTGATCGGCGCTCTCCTTGCCCTTTTCATGGCCTTCCTGGCGGTCTACCTCGGGCTCTCCCAGCATGTCTCCGGCCTCGGCATCACCCTGTTCTCCACCGGGCTGGCCATGTTCATCTACCGGCTCAGCGTGGGATCTCCGGTGAATCCTCCCACGGTACGGCCCTTCACCCAGATGGCCATTCCGTTCCTGTCGGAGCTGCCCGTGGTGGGCCCCGCATTTTTCACCCAGTACACCCTGGTCTACTGGGCGTTTCTTCTCATCCCGGCCCTCTGGATTCTTCTCTACAGGACCACCTGGGGTCTCGCCATCCGCACGGTGGGTGAAAACCCCCTCGCGGCCGATACAGTGGGCATCAACGTCAACCTCGTCCGGACCCTCTGCCTGGCGGCCGGGGGGGCCCTCATGGGCATCGGAGGCGCCTTCCTCACCCTCGCCCACCAGAACATGTTCCTCATCGACGTGGTGGGAGGCAGGGGATGGATCAGCATCGCCATGGTCATCTTCGGCAACTGGGATCCCGTCCGTGGAGCGGCGGGAGCCCTCATCTTCGGCTTCCTCGACGCCCTGCAGCTCCGCCTCCAGGGACTGGGATTCAACATTCCCTTCCACCTGTTCCTTCTCATCCCCTACCTGATGACGGTCGTCGCCCTTGTCAGCGTGTCGCGGAGGGCCGCGGCCCCGGCAGGTCTCCTGAAGCCCTACCGGCGGGAAGAAAAAGGCTAG
- a CDS encoding xanthine dehydrogenase family protein molybdopterin-binding subunit, which produces MTQRYVGKSVQRVDAVKKATGEACFVADITLPRMLRARVVRAGIPHGKILSVDTSAAEAMPGVKKVVTGQGCSMLFGTCLWDQPPLAVDKVRHAGEPVAVVLAETENQAEAAAKAVTIEYEKLPFVLDPVEAAAPGAPLIHEKNGSYRRVEYVVHPVPGTNIFHHYKLRKGESEKGFAEADVTVEDEFEFPISSHAAIEPHGAVCRFGADGSIEIWASNQAPFVLRDVLADMFKIPAAKVRVHIPYLGGGFGGKSDVSIEPMVAYAASFVPGYAVKLVLTRKEVITGSLVGRGMKGNMKIGAKKDGTFTALKAEMYFADGAYGDTGWPVDTVAGHNCTGPYEFPHVTVDVYGMYTNTPNVGAYRGYGHPEGQLMSSRLLDMLARKLGMTPGELMRKNFLSEGRQNALGQVIKKSHGDLPGCLAAVEKALDETPLPDSDERFLYGRGIASMMKSPKMSSNAASTCTVQINADGCAFVNLSGIEMGQGVQTVFAQMAAEALQIPFEKVKTYSEVDTQFSPWEWQTVASMQTYRGGRAIQDACGQIIAIARETASKAWNCSPSLVVYRDGECVHPNTGEVLSLANLARGYMAPDCLTIGAPLTATGWYRVPGLVEPDPETGMGNAAGSWTFGSQGCTLRVDRQTGEVKILHFASAFDVGKAINPATARGQVTGGVVQGMGAALMEKILFTADGAAKNVNFPAYKIPRLKDAPEKQTVELLETPNPEGPWSAKPMAEHPIVAVAPVILNALRDATGVEFTSLPVTPDTILEALRAKEAR; this is translated from the coding sequence ATGACGCAGCGATATGTCGGAAAAAGCGTCCAGAGAGTGGACGCGGTGAAAAAAGCGACCGGCGAGGCCTGTTTCGTGGCCGACATTACCCTTCCCCGGATGCTCCGCGCCAGGGTCGTCAGGGCGGGCATCCCCCACGGAAAAATCCTTTCCGTCGACACCTCGGCGGCGGAGGCCATGCCCGGAGTGAAGAAGGTCGTCACGGGACAGGGATGCTCCATGCTCTTCGGCACATGCCTCTGGGACCAGCCTCCCCTGGCGGTGGACAAGGTGCGCCATGCGGGCGAGCCGGTGGCGGTGGTGCTGGCGGAAACGGAAAACCAGGCCGAAGCGGCGGCGAAGGCAGTGACGATCGAATATGAAAAGCTTCCCTTCGTCCTCGACCCCGTGGAGGCCGCCGCGCCGGGGGCGCCTCTGATCCATGAAAAAAACGGCTCCTACCGCAGGGTGGAGTACGTGGTCCATCCCGTTCCCGGAACCAACATCTTCCACCATTACAAGCTCCGCAAGGGAGAGAGCGAAAAAGGCTTCGCCGAAGCGGATGTCACCGTGGAGGACGAGTTCGAATTTCCCATCTCGAGCCATGCCGCCATCGAGCCCCACGGGGCGGTGTGCAGGTTCGGCGCCGACGGGAGTATCGAGATCTGGGCTTCCAACCAGGCCCCCTTCGTCCTCCGGGACGTGCTGGCCGACATGTTCAAAATCCCTGCCGCGAAGGTCCGGGTCCACATTCCCTACCTCGGGGGCGGCTTCGGCGGCAAGTCCGACGTCTCCATCGAGCCCATGGTGGCCTACGCGGCCAGCTTCGTCCCGGGATACGCCGTGAAGCTCGTCCTCACCAGGAAGGAAGTCATCACCGGCTCCCTGGTGGGCCGAGGCATGAAGGGGAACATGAAGATCGGGGCGAAGAAGGACGGCACCTTCACGGCGCTGAAGGCCGAGATGTACTTTGCCGACGGGGCCTACGGCGACACCGGATGGCCCGTGGATACCGTGGCGGGACACAACTGCACCGGCCCCTACGAGTTTCCCCACGTCACGGTGGACGTGTACGGAATGTACACCAACACCCCCAACGTGGGAGCCTACCGGGGATACGGGCACCCGGAAGGGCAGCTCATGTCGAGCCGCCTCCTGGACATGCTGGCGCGGAAGCTCGGCATGACTCCCGGCGAGCTCATGCGGAAGAACTTCCTGTCCGAAGGACGGCAGAACGCCCTGGGCCAGGTGATAAAGAAGAGCCACGGCGACCTTCCGGGATGCCTCGCCGCCGTGGAGAAGGCCCTGGACGAAACGCCCCTCCCCGACAGCGACGAGCGGTTCCTCTACGGCAGGGGAATCGCCTCCATGATGAAATCCCCCAAGATGTCCTCCAACGCGGCCTCCACATGCACAGTGCAGATCAACGCCGACGGCTGCGCCTTCGTAAACCTTTCGGGGATCGAGATGGGCCAGGGAGTCCAGACCGTCTTCGCCCAGATGGCGGCGGAGGCACTGCAGATCCCCTTCGAGAAGGTGAAGACCTACTCGGAGGTGGACACCCAGTTCTCCCCCTGGGAGTGGCAGACCGTGGCCTCCATGCAGACCTACAGGGGCGGCCGGGCCATCCAGGACGCCTGCGGGCAGATCATCGCCATCGCCAGGGAAACGGCATCGAAGGCCTGGAACTGCTCCCCGTCCCTGGTAGTTTACAGGGACGGAGAATGCGTCCATCCCAATACGGGCGAGGTCCTCTCCCTGGCGAACCTGGCCAGGGGGTACATGGCTCCCGACTGCCTCACCATAGGAGCTCCCCTGACAGCCACGGGCTGGTACCGGGTTCCCGGGCTCGTGGAGCCCGACCCGGAAACGGGCATGGGCAACGCGGCGGGCAGCTGGACCTTCGGAAGCCAGGGCTGCACCCTCAGGGTGGACCGGCAGACCGGGGAAGTGAAGATCCTCCACTTCGCCTCGGCCTTTGACGTGGGGAAGGCGATCAACCCCGCCACCGCAAGGGGACAGGTCACCGGCGGCGTGGTCCAGGGCATGGGCGCGGCCCTCATGGAAAAAATCCTCTTTACCGCCGACGGCGCGGCAAAGAACGTCAACTTCCCGGCCTACAAAATACCGAGGCTGAAGGACGCCCCGGAGAAACAGACCGTGGAGCTGCTGGAGACACCCAACCCCGAGGGACCCTGGAGCGCAAAGCCCATGGCGGAACACCCCATCGTGGCGGTGGCCCCCGTGATCCTCAACGCCCTCCGGGACGCCACGGGAGTGGAATTCACATCTCTTCCGGTGACACCGGACACAATACTCGAAGCCCTCAGGGCAAAGGAGGCCCGGTAA